The proteins below come from a single Crossiella sp. CA-258035 genomic window:
- a CDS encoding Prokaryotic metallothionein — protein MATCDVCGNDYWMSFEVRTVGGGVHTFDSFECAIQRLAPTCEHCGCRVVGHGVEVEGRFFCCAHCARTGASGLGAQIRDTVGAHPG, from the coding sequence ATGGCGACCTGTGACGTGTGTGGCAACGACTACTGGATGTCCTTCGAGGTCCGCACGGTCGGTGGCGGCGTGCACACCTTCGACTCGTTCGAGTGCGCCATCCAGCGGCTGGCGCCCACCTGTGAGCACTGCGGCTGCCGGGTGGTCGGGCACGGGGTCGAGGTGGAGGGCCGGTTCTTCTGCTGCGCGCACTGCGCCCGAACTGGGGCTTCCGGACTGGGCGCGCAGATCCGGGACACCGTTGGCGCACACCCCGGATGA
- a CDS encoding cyclodeaminase/cyclohydrolase family protein, producing MRTEHVEDWLSRLASAGPAPGGGAAAAMHAAMAAALVEKVCNFTIGRPGYAEHESLVRRVCQEASELRRQAVELADADARAFTSVTEAYKLPTNGEHERMARSAAIQGALVMAAAVPVRTAEVASRVLELVERIIGRSNTAVLSDLAVSASSSGAALASASVHVEVNRTSINSPEVAERLGDAVAKIEEAIENAHRISAEVRERISRAAPVAR from the coding sequence TTGCGCACCGAACACGTTGAGGACTGGTTGTCCCGGCTGGCCTCGGCCGGGCCCGCGCCTGGTGGGGGCGCGGCGGCCGCGATGCACGCGGCGATGGCGGCGGCTCTGGTGGAGAAGGTCTGCAACTTCACCATCGGACGGCCCGGTTACGCCGAACACGAGTCGCTGGTCCGGCGGGTGTGCCAGGAGGCGAGCGAGCTGCGGCGGCAGGCGGTCGAGCTGGCCGACGCGGACGCGCGGGCCTTCACCTCGGTGACCGAGGCCTACAAGCTGCCCACGAACGGCGAGCACGAGCGGATGGCGCGCAGCGCGGCGATCCAGGGCGCGCTGGTGATGGCGGCCGCGGTGCCGGTGCGCACCGCCGAGGTGGCCTCCAGGGTGCTGGAGCTGGTCGAGCGGATCATCGGGCGGTCCAACACCGCGGTGCTCTCCGACCTCGCGGTCTCCGCCTCCTCCTCGGGGGCGGCGCTGGCCTCGGCCTCGGTGCACGTGGAGGTGAACCGGACCTCGATCAACTCGCCCGAGGTGGCCGAGCGGCTCGGGGACGCGGTGGCCAAGATCGAGGAAGCGATCGAGAACGCGCACCGGATCTCCGCCGAGGTGCGGGAGCGGATCAGCCGGGCAGCGCCAGTGGCTCGGTGA
- a CDS encoding M20 family metallopeptidase → MSAPVHPADARLAGVLHQARELQPRTVALRRRIHRHPEQGLRLPSTQAAVLAELADLPLSTRTGESTTSVVGVLEGGKPGRTVLLRADMDALPLTEDTGLEFASETPGTMHACGHDTHVAMLASAARLLSARRAELAGQVVFMFQPGEEGHHGAKYMLDEGLLEVTGSRPERALAIHITSTLDSGMLQSRPGPIMASSDILNVTVTGRGGHASAPHDALDPIPAAAAMVGALQTMITRKVSVFDPAVVTVAHIKAGTTSNIIPEVAHLQGTIRALSEPTRKLVHEEVRRVCEHVAAAHGCTAEVEVVLGYGVTVNDEVVGPGVVDLAAAVLGPAHAAPMLDPLMGAEDWSYVLNEVPGAMAFLGACPPGTPVADAAPNHSNRVIFDEAAMAHGVAMYAGFALDALR, encoded by the coding sequence ATGAGCGCCCCCGTGCACCCCGCGGACGCCCGGCTCGCCGGCGTCCTGCACCAGGCCCGCGAACTCCAGCCGAGGACGGTCGCGCTGCGCCGCCGGATCCACCGCCACCCCGAGCAGGGCCTGCGCCTGCCGAGCACCCAGGCCGCGGTGCTGGCCGAGCTGGCCGACCTGCCGCTGAGCACGCGCACCGGCGAGTCCACCACCTCGGTGGTGGGGGTGCTGGAGGGCGGCAAGCCGGGCCGGACGGTGCTGCTGCGCGCGGACATGGACGCGCTGCCGCTGACCGAGGACACCGGTCTGGAGTTCGCCTCCGAGACGCCCGGCACCATGCACGCCTGCGGCCACGACACGCACGTGGCGATGCTCGCCTCGGCCGCGCGCCTGCTCAGCGCCCGCCGCGCGGAGCTGGCCGGGCAGGTGGTGTTCATGTTCCAGCCGGGTGAGGAGGGTCACCACGGGGCCAAGTACATGCTGGACGAGGGGCTGCTGGAGGTCACCGGCAGCAGGCCGGAGCGGGCGCTGGCCATCCACATCACCTCGACCCTGGACAGCGGCATGCTCCAGTCCCGGCCGGGGCCGATCATGGCCTCCTCGGACATCCTGAACGTGACCGTCACCGGCCGCGGCGGGCACGCCTCGGCCCCGCACGACGCGCTGGACCCGATCCCGGCGGCCGCGGCCATGGTCGGCGCGCTGCAAACCATGATCACCCGCAAGGTCAGCGTGTTCGACCCGGCCGTGGTCACCGTGGCGCACATCAAGGCGGGCACCACCAGCAACATCATCCCCGAGGTCGCGCACCTGCAGGGCACCATCAGGGCGCTGTCGGAGCCCACCCGCAAGCTGGTGCACGAGGAGGTCCGCCGGGTCTGCGAGCACGTGGCCGCCGCGCACGGCTGCACCGCCGAGGTGGAGGTGGTGCTCGGCTACGGGGTGACGGTCAACGACGAGGTGGTCGGCCCCGGCGTGGTGGACCTGGCCGCCGCGGTGCTCGGCCCGGCGCACGCCGCGCCGATGCTGGATCCGCTGATGGGCGCGGAGGACTGGTCCTACGTGCTGAACGAGGTGCCGGGCGCGATGGCCTTCCTCGGCGCCTGCCCGCCCGGCACGCCGGTGGCCGACGCCGCGCCGAACCACTCCAACCGGGTGATCTTCGACGAGGCCGCGATGGCGCACGGGGTGGCCATGTACGCCGGGTTCGCGCTGGACGCACTGCGGTGA
- a CDS encoding N-acetylmuramoyl-L-alanine amidase, with protein MTPLALALAVTALVACGNGEPAASSSATPATSTEATTPPPETSASATPPSSSSPPPSTSPSPPPPAKGKVVVIDPGHNGGNSKNPAVINKPVPAGRGKGKPCNTTGTQTGSGYTEHAFTWDVANRIRAALTAKGVRVELTRPNDTGVGPCVNERAEIGNRANADAVVSIHSDGSTTAGHHGFHIIYSSPPLNPAQGAPSAKLAATVRDAMRDGGIPLSNYVGQSGLNGRDDIAGLNLSTRPAIMVECANMRDATEAALAASPEGRQKYATAIAEGLLRYLA; from the coding sequence ATGACCCCACTGGCCCTCGCGCTGGCGGTCACCGCCCTGGTCGCCTGCGGCAACGGCGAACCGGCCGCCTCCTCCAGCGCCACCCCGGCCACCAGCACGGAAGCCACCACGCCACCACCGGAGACCTCCGCCTCCGCCACCCCGCCGAGCAGCTCATCCCCGCCGCCCAGCACCTCGCCGTCGCCGCCACCACCGGCCAAGGGCAAGGTGGTGGTGATCGACCCCGGCCACAACGGCGGCAACAGCAAGAACCCGGCCGTGATCAACAAGCCGGTGCCCGCGGGCCGCGGCAAGGGCAAGCCCTGCAACACCACCGGCACCCAGACCGGCTCCGGCTACACCGAGCACGCCTTCACCTGGGACGTGGCCAACCGGATCAGGGCCGCGCTCACCGCCAAGGGCGTGCGGGTCGAGCTGACCAGGCCCAACGACACCGGCGTCGGCCCGTGTGTGAACGAGCGGGCCGAGATCGGCAACCGGGCGAACGCGGACGCGGTGGTCTCCATCCACTCCGACGGCTCGACCACCGCCGGGCACCACGGCTTCCACATCATCTACTCCAGCCCGCCGCTGAACCCGGCCCAGGGCGCGCCGTCGGCCAAGCTGGCCGCCACGGTCCGGGACGCCATGCGGGACGGCGGCATCCCGCTGTCCAACTACGTCGGCCAGTCCGGCCTCAACGGCCGCGACGACATCGCGGGCCTGAACCTGTCCACCCGCCCGGCGATCATGGTCGAGTGCGCGAACATGCGCGATGCCACCGAGGCCGCACTGGCCGCGAGCCCCGAGGGCAGGCAGAAGTACGCGACCGCGATCGCGGAGGGGCTGCTGCGGTACCTGGCTTAG
- a CDS encoding prephenate dehydrogenase: MHSVCVLGLGLIGGSVLRAVRSAGYPAWGATKSEVDRDAALADGYQAEASVADALRRAEDEGALIVLAVPLTALEEVLRQVRALAPSCPLTDVVSVKGPVAEAVGRILPSARYVGGHPMAGSTGSGWAAGSAELFRGAPWVVTAEEETDLTRWAQVARLAIACGAHVVPATPEQHDATVARISHLPHLFAAVLAAVGAEGGPLAWSLAAGSFADGTRVAGTRPELVRAMCEGNRGALLEALDEALGRLGAARGSLASTGGLAVTVDAGFEARRGFTRAPESAPAEVRIDLKDPNALDELLDLGTLGGRITSIEDEMAIGTELGST, encoded by the coding sequence ATGCATTCGGTGTGTGTGCTCGGGCTCGGGCTGATCGGCGGCTCGGTGCTACGGGCGGTCCGGTCGGCCGGCTACCCGGCGTGGGGCGCGACCAAGTCCGAGGTGGACCGGGACGCGGCGCTGGCCGACGGCTACCAGGCCGAGGCGAGCGTGGCGGACGCGCTGCGCCGGGCCGAGGACGAGGGCGCGCTGATCGTCCTGGCGGTGCCGCTGACCGCGCTGGAGGAGGTGCTCCGGCAGGTCCGCGCGCTCGCCCCGTCCTGCCCGCTGACCGACGTGGTCAGCGTCAAGGGGCCGGTGGCCGAGGCGGTGGGCCGCATCCTGCCCTCGGCCCGTTACGTCGGCGGGCACCCGATGGCCGGGTCCACCGGGTCCGGCTGGGCGGCGGGCTCGGCCGAGCTGTTCCGCGGCGCGCCCTGGGTGGTCACCGCCGAGGAGGAGACCGACCTGACCAGGTGGGCGCAGGTGGCCAGGCTGGCCATCGCCTGCGGCGCGCACGTGGTGCCCGCGACACCTGAGCAGCACGACGCCACGGTGGCCCGGATCTCGCACCTGCCGCACCTGTTCGCCGCGGTGCTGGCCGCGGTCGGCGCCGAGGGCGGGCCGCTGGCCTGGTCACTGGCCGCCGGTTCCTTCGCCGATGGCACCAGGGTGGCCGGCACCCGGCCCGAGCTGGTCAGGGCGATGTGCGAGGGCAACCGGGGCGCGCTGCTGGAGGCGCTGGACGAGGCGCTGGGCAGGCTGGGCGCGGCCCGCGGCTCGCTGGCCTCCACCGGCGGCCTCGCGGTCACCGTGGACGCCGGGTTCGAGGCCCGCCGCGGCTTCACCAGGGCCCCGGAGAGCGCGCCGGCCGAGGTGCGGATCGACCTGAAGGACCCCAATGCCCTGGACGAGCTGCTCGACCTTGGCACACTGGGTGGCCGGATCACCTCGATCGAGGACGAGATGGCCATCGGAACGGAACTGGGGAGCACGTGA
- a CDS encoding endonuclease/exonuclease/phosphatase family protein, whose protein sequence is MSYRRRVLFPLLAASCVAAVLPVGAVAAPSPDVLISEVYGGGGNSGASLTHDFVELANPSAVAVDLTGWSVQYLTASPSSGSRWQATPLAGVVAAGKRYLVGLAKGSGGSVALPAPDATGSLAMGGSGGTVALVKGAEALTCLTAAECAADGRIRDLVGYGNAVVREGSPVGATSNATSAARGALTDTDDNAADFVVGEPTPVNSKGEGPGSGEPGPQPVAARIHQVQGSTRVSPLRDKVVVLPGVVTAVRAFGPARGFWVQDPVPDADPRTSEGLFVHTGSTTPAVAAGDDVLVTGTVAEFYPVANGEDPRTTPNQSVTQLTKATWVVRGSGKPLPEAEVLGAETVPAALTATPGGSIEALPLEPGKYALDFLESREGMRLRVNDARVVGATDGFYALWVTSKPAQNTTVRGGTVYPSYADANTGRLKVESLLPFAQRPFPKADVGDRLKGVTEGPLDYSRFGGYVLQASALGEHVSGGLVREVTRKQREHELAVATYNVENLSPVDKPEKFAALANGVVRHLANPDVVVLEEIQDDNGPANDAVVGAEATLKKFTEAIVAAGGPKYDWRQINPNDDQDGGQPGGNIRVGFLFNPARVSFVDRPGGDADTAVKVVKQHGRAALSVSPGRIAPADEAWRNSRKPLAGEFRFPARGPLGRTVFVVANHFASKGGDQPLHGRFQEPQRTSEVQRLKQAKLLRGFADSLRAVEKDANLVVAGDLNDYLFSPALKTLLDGPVLHAPMNDLKPGERYSYVFDGNSQTLDHILINRKLDRRVDYDVVHINAEFHEQASDHDPQLVRFRPRTGLPLVDALEDLIDCLEPKG, encoded by the coding sequence ATGAGCTACCGCCGCCGAGTGTTGTTTCCGCTGTTGGCCGCCTCGTGTGTGGCTGCTGTGCTGCCTGTGGGTGCCGTTGCGGCGCCGTCCCCCGATGTGCTGATCTCCGAGGTCTACGGCGGGGGTGGGAACTCTGGGGCGAGCCTGACGCACGACTTCGTTGAGTTGGCCAATCCGAGTGCCGTGGCCGTCGACCTGACCGGGTGGAGCGTGCAGTACCTGACCGCTTCGCCTTCCTCCGGGTCGCGGTGGCAGGCCACGCCGTTGGCTGGTGTTGTCGCCGCGGGGAAGCGGTACCTGGTTGGGCTGGCCAAGGGGAGTGGGGGGAGTGTCGCGTTGCCCGCGCCGGATGCCACCGGTTCGCTGGCGATGGGGGGTTCTGGGGGGACTGTCGCGCTGGTCAAGGGGGCCGAGGCGCTGACCTGTCTGACCGCGGCTGAGTGTGCGGCGGATGGGCGGATCCGGGATCTTGTTGGCTACGGCAATGCGGTGGTGCGGGAGGGGAGTCCGGTTGGGGCTACCTCGAACGCCACCTCGGCGGCGCGGGGGGCGTTGACCGACACCGATGACAATGCCGCCGACTTCGTTGTTGGCGAGCCGACCCCCGTGAACAGCAAGGGGGAGGGGCCGGGGAGTGGGGAGCCTGGGCCGCAGCCGGTGGCGGCGCGGATTCACCAGGTGCAGGGGAGTACCCGGGTTTCGCCGTTGCGGGACAAGGTGGTTGTGCTGCCGGGGGTGGTCACCGCGGTGCGGGCGTTTGGGCCTGCGCGCGGGTTCTGGGTGCAGGACCCGGTGCCGGATGCCGATCCGCGCACCAGCGAGGGGTTGTTCGTGCACACGGGGTCCACGACGCCTGCGGTGGCGGCCGGGGACGATGTGTTGGTCACCGGGACCGTGGCCGAGTTCTACCCGGTGGCCAACGGGGAGGATCCGCGGACCACGCCGAACCAGTCGGTCACCCAGCTCACCAAGGCGACCTGGGTGGTGCGGGGGAGCGGGAAACCGTTGCCCGAGGCGGAGGTGCTCGGGGCGGAGACCGTGCCTGCGGCGCTGACCGCCACTCCGGGTGGCAGCATCGAGGCGTTGCCGCTGGAGCCGGGGAAGTACGCGCTGGACTTCCTGGAGTCGCGGGAGGGCATGCGGCTGCGGGTGAATGACGCTCGGGTGGTCGGCGCGACTGACGGGTTCTACGCGTTGTGGGTGACCAGCAAGCCCGCGCAGAACACCACCGTGCGCGGTGGGACGGTGTACCCGTCCTATGCCGATGCCAACACCGGGCGGCTGAAGGTGGAGTCGTTGTTGCCGTTCGCGCAGCGGCCCTTCCCCAAGGCCGATGTCGGGGACCGGCTCAAGGGCGTCACCGAGGGGCCGTTGGACTACAGCCGGTTCGGCGGTTACGTGTTGCAGGCCAGCGCTCTTGGCGAGCACGTCTCCGGTGGGCTGGTCCGCGAGGTCACCCGCAAGCAGCGGGAGCACGAGCTGGCGGTGGCCACCTACAACGTGGAGAACCTCTCGCCGGTGGACAAGCCGGAGAAGTTCGCCGCGCTGGCCAACGGCGTGGTCCGGCACCTGGCGAACCCGGATGTCGTGGTGCTGGAAGAGATCCAGGACGACAACGGGCCGGCCAACGACGCGGTGGTCGGCGCGGAGGCCACGTTGAAGAAGTTCACCGAGGCGATCGTGGCCGCCGGTGGGCCCAAGTACGACTGGCGGCAGATCAACCCCAACGACGACCAGGACGGGGGTCAGCCCGGCGGCAACATCCGGGTGGGCTTCCTGTTCAACCCGGCTCGGGTGTCCTTTGTGGACCGTCCGGGAGGGGATGCGGACACGGCCGTCAAGGTGGTCAAGCAGCACGGCAGGGCGGCGCTTTCGGTGTCGCCAGGGCGGATCGCGCCCGCGGACGAGGCGTGGCGGAACAGCCGCAAGCCGCTGGCCGGTGAGTTCCGGTTCCCGGCCCGTGGGCCGTTGGGCCGTACCGTGTTCGTGGTGGCCAACCACTTCGCGTCCAAGGGCGGGGACCAGCCGCTGCACGGCCGGTTCCAGGAGCCGCAGCGCACCTCCGAGGTGCAGCGGCTCAAGCAGGCGAAGCTGTTGCGCGGGTTCGCCGACTCGCTGCGGGCGGTGGAGAAGGACGCCAACCTGGTGGTGGCAGGCGACCTCAACGACTACCTGTTCTCCCCGGCGCTGAAGACCCTGCTGGACGGTCCGGTGCTGCACGCGCCGATGAACGACCTCAAGCCCGGCGAGCGCTACAGCTACGTCTTCGACGGCAACTCCCAGACGCTGGACCACATCCTCATCAACCGGAAGCTGGACCGGCGGGTGGACTACGACGTGGTGCACATCAACGCCGAGTTCCACGAGCAGGCCAGCGACCACGACCCGCAGCTGGTCCGGTTCCGCCCGCGCACCGGTCTGCCGCTGGTGGACGCGCTGGAGGACCTGATCGACTGTCTGGAACCCAAGGGCTGA
- a CDS encoding CsbD family protein has product MSVFDKAKDKAEQLVGQAKEKIGQVTGNEELEAAGKRDQLAGEAKETAHDVRDKAADAVKDIKDKFQK; this is encoded by the coding sequence ATGAGCGTGTTCGACAAGGCCAAGGACAAGGCCGAGCAGCTGGTCGGCCAGGCCAAGGAGAAGATCGGCCAGGTCACCGGCAACGAGGAACTGGAGGCCGCTGGCAAGCGCGACCAGCTCGCCGGCGAAGCCAAGGAGACCGCCCACGACGTCCGCGACAAGGCGGCCGACGCGGTCAAGGACATCAAGGACAAGTTCCAGAAGTAG
- a CDS encoding nucleotide pyrophosphohydrolase, translating into MEISELQAMVARFVAERDWDRFHTPKNLAMALVGEVGELAEIFQWLTDAEAQQVMSDPDRAVQVRHELADVLSYLLRLADVLDVDLAEAVREKGAVNAARYPVELVKGRAELTKYTRLPGVSPEPGAPG; encoded by the coding sequence ATGGAGATCTCCGAGCTGCAGGCGATGGTGGCCAGGTTCGTCGCCGAGCGGGACTGGGATCGGTTCCACACGCCGAAGAACCTGGCCATGGCGCTCGTCGGCGAGGTGGGCGAGCTGGCGGAGATCTTTCAGTGGCTCACCGACGCCGAGGCCCAGCAGGTGATGAGTGACCCGGACCGGGCCGTGCAGGTGCGGCACGAGCTGGCCGACGTGCTGTCCTACCTGCTGCGGCTGGCCGACGTGCTCGACGTGGACCTGGCCGAGGCGGTGCGGGAGAAGGGCGCGGTGAACGCGGCCCGGTACCCGGTGGAGCTGGTGAAGGGCCGGGCCGAGCTGACCAAGTACACCCGGCTGCCCGGGGTCAGTCCGGAGCCCGGAGCGCCAGGCTGA
- a CDS encoding YbaB/EbfC family nucleoid-associated protein yields the protein MQQIMEQAQRMQEQLMTAQQELAEAEVTGTAGGGLVTATVAGTGELKSLDIDPKVVDPEDTETLADLVVAAVRDANRAVAELTAEKMGPLAGGLGGGLDLGGLGLPGGM from the coding sequence ATGCAGCAGATCATGGAGCAGGCGCAGCGCATGCAGGAGCAGCTCATGACTGCCCAGCAGGAGCTCGCCGAGGCCGAGGTGACCGGCACCGCCGGGGGCGGCCTGGTGACGGCGACCGTCGCGGGCACCGGCGAGCTGAAGTCCCTGGACATCGACCCGAAGGTGGTCGACCCGGAGGACACCGAGACGCTGGCCGACCTGGTGGTGGCCGCGGTGCGCGACGCCAACCGCGCGGTGGCCGAGCTGACCGCGGAGAAGATGGGGCCGCTGGCCGGCGGCCTCGGTGGCGGACTCGACCTGGGCGGCCTCGGCCTGCCCGGCGGCATGTAG
- a CDS encoding DNA polymerase III subunit gamma and tau: protein MALALYRKYRPATFAEVVGQEHVTEPLRTALAAGRVNHAYLFSGPRGCGKTSSARILARSLNCAQGPTPDPCGTCNSCVNLAPEGSGSVDVVELDAASHGGVDDTRELRDRAFYAPAESRYRVFIIDEAHMVTTQGFNALLKIVEEPPEHLIFIFATTEPEKVLGTIRSRTHHYPFRLIPPGAMRALIERNCVDEGVSVEPAVFPLVIRAGGGSARDTQSVLDQLLAGAGPDGVTYDRAIALLGVTDVALIDDAVDALATGDGAEVFGVIDRLVEAGHDPRRFAADLLDRLRDLVLLAAVPEAAQRGLIDVPEEQLTRMSAQVERLGPGTLTRFAEIVHNGLTEMRGATAPRLVLELLCARMLLPSVSDTESALLQRLERLERRATVAPVAASAAEAGMQAAVAQAPVAQPPVTPAAQVPAGDKPTFQRRSQAERSSAQPPAAAPAAPQAERPAAQPPAAPAPAPQAERPAASAPPVPAAAPPAAAPSAATPSVPAAAPTVAAGGLDAAAIRRVWSELLAAVRAKSRSTEAMLTNATVQSVDGETVVLTHTAEPLARRLSDSRNAEVIAEALGTVVGGRWRVTCVHGDAAPPPAPSGGNGGSRPAPARQLTRPSQGNRPVAEPAPAPAPAPPPEPDIPLPPEPDEPEDTEAMIAESTALDESVVIRNNHEESTIALITQHLGARRIEKS from the coding sequence GTGGCACTCGCCCTTTACCGCAAGTACCGTCCGGCGACCTTCGCCGAGGTTGTCGGGCAGGAGCATGTCACCGAGCCGCTGCGCACCGCGCTGGCCGCCGGCCGGGTCAACCACGCGTACCTGTTCTCCGGGCCACGCGGGTGTGGCAAGACGTCCTCCGCCCGGATCCTCGCCCGCTCGCTCAACTGCGCGCAGGGCCCGACGCCCGATCCGTGCGGGACGTGCAACTCCTGCGTCAACCTCGCGCCGGAGGGCTCCGGCAGCGTGGACGTGGTGGAGCTGGACGCGGCCAGCCACGGTGGTGTGGACGACACCCGTGAGCTGCGTGACCGGGCCTTCTACGCGCCGGCCGAGTCGCGGTACCGGGTGTTCATCATCGACGAGGCGCACATGGTCACCACGCAGGGCTTCAACGCCCTGCTGAAGATCGTGGAGGAGCCGCCGGAGCACCTGATCTTCATCTTCGCCACCACCGAGCCGGAGAAGGTGCTCGGCACCATCCGCTCCCGCACGCACCACTACCCGTTCCGGCTGATCCCGCCGGGCGCGATGCGCGCGCTGATCGAGCGCAACTGCGTCGACGAGGGCGTCTCGGTGGAGCCCGCGGTGTTCCCGCTGGTCATCAGGGCCGGTGGCGGGTCGGCCCGGGACACCCAGTCGGTGCTGGACCAGCTGCTGGCCGGGGCGGGGCCGGACGGGGTCACCTACGACCGGGCGATCGCGCTGCTCGGGGTCACCGACGTCGCGCTGATCGACGACGCGGTGGACGCGCTGGCCACCGGTGACGGGGCCGAGGTGTTCGGCGTGATCGACCGGCTGGTCGAGGCCGGGCACGACCCGCGCCGCTTCGCCGCCGACCTGCTGGACCGGCTGCGCGACCTGGTGCTGCTGGCCGCGGTGCCCGAGGCCGCCCAGCGCGGCCTGATCGACGTGCCGGAGGAACAGCTGACCCGGATGTCGGCGCAGGTCGAGCGGCTCGGGCCGGGCACGCTGACCCGGTTCGCCGAGATCGTGCACAACGGGCTGACCGAGATGCGCGGGGCCACCGCGCCCCGGCTGGTGCTGGAACTGCTGTGCGCGCGGATGCTGCTGCCCTCGGTCTCCGACACCGAGTCCGCCCTGCTGCAACGCCTGGAGCGGCTGGAGCGCCGGGCCACGGTCGCGCCGGTCGCCGCGTCGGCCGCGGAGGCCGGGATGCAGGCGGCGGTCGCCCAGGCACCCGTCGCGCAGCCTCCGGTGACGCCCGCGGCGCAGGTCCCGGCGGGGGACAAGCCGACTTTCCAGCGCCGCTCGCAGGCCGAGCGTTCCTCAGCGCAGCCACCGGCCGCCGCACCCGCCGCCCCGCAGGCCGAACGGCCCGCGGCGCAGCCACCAGCCGCGCCCGCCCCGGCACCGCAGGCCGAGCGGCCCGCCGCAAGCGCGCCTCCAGTCCCGGCCGCCGCGCCGCCCGCTGCCGCACCCTCGGCCGCCACGCCATCAGTGCCCGCCGCCGCGCCGACCGTGGCCGCTGGTGGGCTGGACGCGGCCGCGATCCGGCGGGTCTGGTCCGAGCTGCTCGCCGCCGTGCGGGCCAAGAGCCGCAGCACCGAGGCGATGCTGACCAACGCCACCGTGCAGTCCGTGGACGGCGAGACCGTGGTGCTCACCCACACCGCGGAACCGCTGGCCCGCCGCCTGTCCGACAGCCGCAACGCCGAGGTCATCGCCGAGGCGCTGGGCACCGTGGTCGGCGGGCGCTGGCGGGTCACCTGCGTGCACGGCGACGCCGCCCCGCCGCCGGCGCCCAGCGGGGGCAACGGCGGGTCCCGGCCCGCGCCTGCCCGGCAGCTGACCAGGCCCAGCCAGGGCAACCGGCCGGTGGCCGAGCCCGCGCCCGCCCCGGCGCCCGCGCCGCCGCCCGAGCCGGACATCCCGCTGCCGCCGGAGCCGGACGAGCCGGAGGACACCGAGGCGATGATCGCCGAGTCCACCGCGCTGGACGAGTCCGTGGTGATCCGCAACAACCACGAGGAAAGCACCATCGCGCTCATCACCCAGCACCTCGGGGCCCGGCGGATCGAGAAGAGCTAA
- a CDS encoding tRNA adenosine deaminase-associated protein has product MAVQEPVIGFAVAVVREEGRWRCTPMDSAALADLDAAITELRRTRSTGAVFGMLAVDDEFFVLIRPAPTGVALLLSDAGSGLDYDVAADVLDLLRVEPPDPDDEDIWPAGDFTILTDLGLPEPELQLIVDDIDLYPDEQLTMIAQRCGFADELSKITERLQQ; this is encoded by the coding sequence ATGGCGGTGCAGGAGCCGGTCATCGGCTTCGCGGTTGCGGTGGTGCGTGAGGAAGGCCGTTGGCGGTGTACGCCGATGGACAGTGCGGCGCTGGCTGACCTGGACGCGGCGATCACCGAGTTGCGCAGGACCAGGTCGACGGGCGCCGTCTTCGGCATGCTCGCCGTCGACGACGAGTTCTTCGTGCTGATCAGACCGGCGCCGACCGGAGTGGCCCTGCTGCTCTCCGACGCGGGCTCCGGACTCGACTACGACGTGGCCGCGGACGTGCTCGACCTGCTCAGGGTCGAGCCGCCGGACCCCGACGACGAGGACATCTGGCCGGCCGGCGACTTCACCATCCTCACCGACCTCGGCCTGCCCGAACCCGAGCTGCAGCTGATCGTCGACGACATCGACCTGTACCCGGACGAGCAGCTCACCATGATCGCCCAGCGCTGCGGGTTCGCCGACGAGCTGAGCAAGATCACCGAGCGGCTGCAGCAGTGA
- a CDS encoding nucleoside deaminase, with translation MRTALEIARGALTSGDVPIGAVVLDQHGRELARAHNAREASADPTAHAEVLALRAAAAANGDGWRLDGCTLVVTLEPCTMCAGAIVLARVARVVFGAWEPKTGAAGSLWDVLRDRRLNHRPEVRGDVLAEESAALLEKFFRDHRDG, from the coding sequence ATGCGCACCGCGCTGGAGATCGCGCGCGGGGCCCTGACCAGCGGAGACGTCCCCATCGGCGCGGTCGTGCTGGACCAGCACGGCCGGGAGCTGGCCCGCGCGCACAACGCCCGCGAAGCCAGCGCCGACCCCACCGCCCACGCCGAGGTCCTCGCCCTGCGCGCCGCCGCGGCGGCCAACGGCGACGGCTGGCGCCTGGACGGCTGCACCCTGGTGGTCACCCTGGAGCCCTGCACCATGTGCGCGGGCGCGATCGTGCTGGCCAGGGTCGCCAGAGTGGTCTTCGGCGCCTGGGAACCCAAGACCGGCGCGGCCGGCTCGCTGTGGGACGTGCTGCGCGACCGCAGGCTCAACCACCGCCCCGAAGTGCGCGGCGACGTGCTCGCCGAAGAGTCCGCGGCCCTGCTCGAAAAGTTCTTCCGGGACCACCGGGACGGGTGA